A genome region from Festucalex cinctus isolate MCC-2025b chromosome 17, RoL_Fcin_1.0, whole genome shotgun sequence includes the following:
- the kif19 gene encoding kinesin-like protein KIF19 isoform X1 codes for MKETGESKEHQLTVALRIRPLSDGEHEEAATIVAHRLDEQMVILMDPMEDPDDVLRANRSREKTYVFDVAFDYSASQEEVYRATTKDLIEGLISGYNATVFAYGPTGCGKTYTMLGTDKEPGIYVRTLNDLFRAIEETSDDMMYTVSMSYLEIYNEMIRDLLNPSSGFLDLREDAKGEIQVAGITEVSTINAQEIMELLMKGNKQRTQEPTAANQTSSRSHAVLQVAVKQQSRCRDVLQEVRFARLFMIDLAGSERAAQTQNRGQRLKEGAHINRSLLALGNCINALSDKNGNKYINYRDSKLTRLLKDSLRGNSRTVMIAHISPASVAFEESRNTLTYADRAKSIRTRVKKNLINVSYHIAQYTNIISDLRCEIERLKKKIADQASRQLASDRTDIRHVQAEVQAHSCQHGRAEMDQLREQLLDAFRQQMDIRRNLMELETSNTEIQTDTSKQLLTIADWEHERSRQRRKWRAEKRKESTSKDDSEKDSDSPESPPDVTETEEVGVARENLVALMTEQKKLHKQKALLERRFLELRDQARQLEELLPRQVSSDEQREVLGLLCKVHELEIENAEMQSHALLKDNVIRQKNFVVRRFEMHRHLCDELIQQQRQFIDEHSLLVPLHLQELYEMYTRERDERKLDRAVALDKVTTRHTFKGGSLPKIGLPPQARDTAQDVDSDQDCVRPDERRGHVKLRRHTLPPILPEHEQDSDRVFKNIAHARHMKISAIMTPPPIRINGKGNRELQPLAPVSSLSYTHLSHSVSSQPDSSPESSEASADTPFSRNEERQEILKGVQNISVKVARRRSKAREVEALRLPPAPSPTEPAKQKSSPFGGEASPSGLPVRRGRRSSPELRHATSDDNLSSSTGEGPALQATWTRQHKLTGKKQTPQDADFEARRKKRRSRSFEVTGQAVPQSKTTVAARLRPLDSTSDAHLHISGQCQVPMLRPYFRAVPPLAKVRVPIGTQQAGPNSDIPAAQTNNLKRTPFLRQPQPPLYITTPTTTTGGQQRPRRH; via the exons ATGGTGATCCTGATGGACCCCATGGAGGATCCTGACGACGTCCTGCGAGCCAACCGCTCCAGGGAAAAAACTTACGTGTTTGACGTTGCCTTTGATTACTCAGCCAGTCAG GAGGAGGTGTACCGTGCCACCACCAAGGATCTGATCGAGGGTCTTATCTCAGGCTACAACGCCACCGTGTTCGCTTACGGACCCACAG GTTGCGGGAAAACGTACACCATGCTAGGTACCGACAAGGAGCCCGGCATCTACGTCCGCACTCTCAATGACCTGTTCCGGGCCATCGAGGAAACCAGTGACGACATGATGTACACCGTCTCCATGTCTTATCTGGAG ATCTACAACGAGATGATTCGGGATTTGCTGAATCCATCTTCGGGCTTTTTGGACCTCAGAGAGGATGCCAAAGGAGAGATTCAGGTGGCGGGCATCACTGAAGTGTCCACCATTAACGCTCAAGAG ATCATGGAGCTGCTGATGAAGGGCAACAAGCAGCGTACGCAGGAGCCCACGGCCGCCAACCAGACGTCGTCGCGCTCTCACGCCGTGTTGCAGGTGGCCGTCAAGCAGCAGAGTCGCTGCCGGGACGTCCTGCAGGAAGTGCGCTTCGCCCGCCTCTTCATGATCGACCTGGCCGGCTCTGAACGAGCAGCACAG ACCCAGAATCGAGGTCAGAGGTTGAAAGAGGGCGCCCACATCAACCGCTCCCTCCTGGCGTTGGGCAACTGCATCAACGCGCTGAGCGACAAGAACGGCAACAAGTACATCAACTATCGAGACAGCAAGCTGACCAGACTGCTTAAG GACTCTTTACGGGGGAACAGCCGGACCGTCATGATCGCCCACATCAGTCCCGCCTCCGTAGCCTTTGAGGAGTCCCGCAACACGCTGACATACGCCGATCGTGCCAAAAGTATTCGCACGCGG GTGAAGAAGAACCTAATCAACGTGTCCTACCATATCGCTCAGTACACCAACATCATCTCGGACCTCCGCTGCGAGATCGAGCGACTCAAGAAGAAGATCGCCGACCAGGCGAGCCGCCAGCTGGCCTCCGACAGGACCGACATCCGCCATGTCCAGG CCGAGGTCCAAGCGCACTCCTGCCAGCATGGTCGAGCTGAAATGGACCAGCTGAGGGAGCAGCTCCTGGACGCCTTCCGCCAGCAGATGGATATCCGCAGGAACCTGATGGAGCTGGAGACCAGCAACACGGAGATCCAGACGGACACCTCCAAACAGCTGCTCACCATCGCAGA CTGGGAGCACGAACGGAGCAGGCAACGGCGGAAGTGGCGCGCGGAAAAGCGAAAGGAGAGCACCAGCAAGGACGACAGCGAGAAGGACTCTGACTCGCCGGAGTCTCCGCCGGACGTCACCGAGACGGAGGAGGTGGGCGTGGCCAGAGAGAACCTGGTGGCCCTCATGACGGAGCAGAAGAAGCTCCACAAACAGAAG GCGCTGCTGGAGCGCCGCTTCCTGGAGCTCCGCGACCAGGCCCGGCAACTGGAGGAGCTGCTACCCCGGCAAGTGAGCTCAGACGAGCAACGCGAGGTCCTGGGCCTCCTGTGCAAGGTCCACGAGCTGGAGATCGAGAATGCCGAGATGCAGTCGCACGCTCTGCTGAAGGACAACGTGATCCGCCAGAAGAACTTTGTGGTCCGCCGCTTTGAGATGCACCGGCATCTTTGCGACGAGCTCATCCAGCAGCAGCGGCAGTTCATTGATG AGCACAGTCTGCTCGTTCCGCTCCACCTACAGGAGCTCTATGAGATGTACACCAGAGAACGGGACGAGAGGAAACTGGACCGGGCCGTGGCTCTGGATAAGGTGACCACCCGACACACCTTTAAG GGGGGCTCCCTACCCAAGATTGGCCTGCCTCCTCAGGCTCGCGACACCGCGCAAGACGTGGACTCGGACCAGGACTGCGTACGCCCCGACGAAAGACGAGGACACGTCAAACTTCGCCGCCACACGTTGCCCCCCATTCTACCCGAACATGAACA GGACAGCGACAGAGTTTTCAAAAACATCGCTCATGCGCGACACATGAAAATATCGGCTATAATGACGCCTCCTCCCATACGCATCAACGGGAAGGGCAACAGAGAA CTGCAACCGCTGGCTCCGGTGAGCTCGCTGAGCTACACTCACCTCAGCCACAGCGTGAGCAGCCAACCGGATTCATCGCCCGAAAGCAGTGAGGCGAGTGCCGACACCCCCTTCTCACGAAATG AAGAGCGACAGGAGATCCTCAAAGGCGTCCAGAACATTTCAGTGAAGGTGGCGCGGCGGCGCTCCAAAGCCCGCGAGGTGGAAGCTCTGCGCTTGCCGCCCGCCCCCTCCCCGACGGAGCCCGCCAAGCAGAAGAGCAGCCCCTTCGGCGGCGAGGCGTCCCCAAGTGGTCTGCCGGTGCGGCGCGGCAGACGGTCCAGCCCTGAGCTCCGGCACGCCACCTCCGACGACAACCTGTCCAGCAGCACCGGCGAGGGGCCCGCCCTCCAGGCCACTTGGACGCGGCAACACAAGCTCACCGGCAAGAAGCAAACGCCGCAAGATGCCGACTTTGAAGCGCGCCGCAAGAAGAGGCGCTCGCGCTCTTTTGAGGTCACCGGACAAGCA GTGCCTCAGTCCAAAACGACCGTTGCTGCAAGGTTGCGCCCCTTGGACAGCACATCAGACGCTCACCTCCACATCAGTGGTCAGTGCCAGGTCCCCATGCTCCGCCCCTACTTCAGAGCAGTCCCGCCTCTTGCCAAAGTCAGGGTACCGATTGGCACCCAGCAAGCAG GCCCAAACTCGGACATCCCCGCAGCCCAGACGAATAACCTGAAGCGCACCCCGTTTCTGCGGCAGCCCCAGCCACCTCTCTACATCACCACCCCAACCACCACAACGGGGGGCCAGCAGCGACCACGCCGACACTGA
- the kif19 gene encoding kinesin-like protein KIF19 isoform X3 — protein MKETGESKEHQLTVALRIRPLSDGEHEEAATIVAHRLDEQMVILMDPMEDPDDVLRANRSREKTYVFDVAFDYSASQEEVYRATTKDLIEGLISGYNATVFAYGPTGCGKTYTMLGTDKEPGIYVRTLNDLFRAIEETSDDMMYTVSMSYLEIYNEMIRDLLNPSSGFLDLREDAKGEIQVAGITEVSTINAQEIMELLMKGNKQRTQEPTAANQTSSRSHAVLQVAVKQQSRCRDVLQEVRFARLFMIDLAGSERAAQTQNRGQRLKEGAHINRSLLALGNCINALSDKNGNKYINYRDSKLTRLLKDSLRGNSRTVMIAHISPASVAFEESRNTLTYADRAKSIRTRVKKNLINVSYHIAQYTNIISDLRCEIERLKKKIADQASRQLASDRTDIRHVQAEVQAHSCQHGRAEMDQLREQLLDAFRQQMDIRRNLMELETSNTEIQTDTSKQLLTIADWEHERSRQRRKWRAEKRKESTSKDDSEKDSDSPESPPDVTETEEVGVARENLVALMTEQKKLHKQKALLERRFLELRDQARQLEELLPRQVSSDEQREVLGLLCKVHELEIENAEMQSHALLKDNVIRQKNFVVRRFEMHRHLCDELIQQQRQFIDEHSLLVPLHLQELYEMYTRERDERKLDRAVALDKVTTRHTFKARDTAQDVDSDQDCVRPDERRGHVKLRRHTLPPILPEHEQDSDRVFKNIAHARHMKISAIMTPPPIRINGKGNRELQPLAPVSSLSYTHLSHSVSSQPDSSPESSEASADTPFSRNEERQEILKGVQNISVKVARRRSKAREVEALRLPPAPSPTEPAKQKSSPFGGEASPSGLPVRRGRRSSPELRHATSDDNLSSSTGEGPALQATWTRQHKLTGKKQTPQDADFEARRKKRRSRSFEVTGQAVPQSKTTVAARLRPLDSTSDAHLHISGQCQVPMLRPYFRAVPPLAKVRVPIGTQQAGPNSDIPAAQTNNLKRTPFLRQPQPPLYITTPTTTTGGQQRPRRH, from the exons ATGGTGATCCTGATGGACCCCATGGAGGATCCTGACGACGTCCTGCGAGCCAACCGCTCCAGGGAAAAAACTTACGTGTTTGACGTTGCCTTTGATTACTCAGCCAGTCAG GAGGAGGTGTACCGTGCCACCACCAAGGATCTGATCGAGGGTCTTATCTCAGGCTACAACGCCACCGTGTTCGCTTACGGACCCACAG GTTGCGGGAAAACGTACACCATGCTAGGTACCGACAAGGAGCCCGGCATCTACGTCCGCACTCTCAATGACCTGTTCCGGGCCATCGAGGAAACCAGTGACGACATGATGTACACCGTCTCCATGTCTTATCTGGAG ATCTACAACGAGATGATTCGGGATTTGCTGAATCCATCTTCGGGCTTTTTGGACCTCAGAGAGGATGCCAAAGGAGAGATTCAGGTGGCGGGCATCACTGAAGTGTCCACCATTAACGCTCAAGAG ATCATGGAGCTGCTGATGAAGGGCAACAAGCAGCGTACGCAGGAGCCCACGGCCGCCAACCAGACGTCGTCGCGCTCTCACGCCGTGTTGCAGGTGGCCGTCAAGCAGCAGAGTCGCTGCCGGGACGTCCTGCAGGAAGTGCGCTTCGCCCGCCTCTTCATGATCGACCTGGCCGGCTCTGAACGAGCAGCACAG ACCCAGAATCGAGGTCAGAGGTTGAAAGAGGGCGCCCACATCAACCGCTCCCTCCTGGCGTTGGGCAACTGCATCAACGCGCTGAGCGACAAGAACGGCAACAAGTACATCAACTATCGAGACAGCAAGCTGACCAGACTGCTTAAG GACTCTTTACGGGGGAACAGCCGGACCGTCATGATCGCCCACATCAGTCCCGCCTCCGTAGCCTTTGAGGAGTCCCGCAACACGCTGACATACGCCGATCGTGCCAAAAGTATTCGCACGCGG GTGAAGAAGAACCTAATCAACGTGTCCTACCATATCGCTCAGTACACCAACATCATCTCGGACCTCCGCTGCGAGATCGAGCGACTCAAGAAGAAGATCGCCGACCAGGCGAGCCGCCAGCTGGCCTCCGACAGGACCGACATCCGCCATGTCCAGG CCGAGGTCCAAGCGCACTCCTGCCAGCATGGTCGAGCTGAAATGGACCAGCTGAGGGAGCAGCTCCTGGACGCCTTCCGCCAGCAGATGGATATCCGCAGGAACCTGATGGAGCTGGAGACCAGCAACACGGAGATCCAGACGGACACCTCCAAACAGCTGCTCACCATCGCAGA CTGGGAGCACGAACGGAGCAGGCAACGGCGGAAGTGGCGCGCGGAAAAGCGAAAGGAGAGCACCAGCAAGGACGACAGCGAGAAGGACTCTGACTCGCCGGAGTCTCCGCCGGACGTCACCGAGACGGAGGAGGTGGGCGTGGCCAGAGAGAACCTGGTGGCCCTCATGACGGAGCAGAAGAAGCTCCACAAACAGAAG GCGCTGCTGGAGCGCCGCTTCCTGGAGCTCCGCGACCAGGCCCGGCAACTGGAGGAGCTGCTACCCCGGCAAGTGAGCTCAGACGAGCAACGCGAGGTCCTGGGCCTCCTGTGCAAGGTCCACGAGCTGGAGATCGAGAATGCCGAGATGCAGTCGCACGCTCTGCTGAAGGACAACGTGATCCGCCAGAAGAACTTTGTGGTCCGCCGCTTTGAGATGCACCGGCATCTTTGCGACGAGCTCATCCAGCAGCAGCGGCAGTTCATTGATG AGCACAGTCTGCTCGTTCCGCTCCACCTACAGGAGCTCTATGAGATGTACACCAGAGAACGGGACGAGAGGAAACTGGACCGGGCCGTGGCTCTGGATAAGGTGACCACCCGACACACCTTTAAG GCTCGCGACACCGCGCAAGACGTGGACTCGGACCAGGACTGCGTACGCCCCGACGAAAGACGAGGACACGTCAAACTTCGCCGCCACACGTTGCCCCCCATTCTACCCGAACATGAACA GGACAGCGACAGAGTTTTCAAAAACATCGCTCATGCGCGACACATGAAAATATCGGCTATAATGACGCCTCCTCCCATACGCATCAACGGGAAGGGCAACAGAGAA CTGCAACCGCTGGCTCCGGTGAGCTCGCTGAGCTACACTCACCTCAGCCACAGCGTGAGCAGCCAACCGGATTCATCGCCCGAAAGCAGTGAGGCGAGTGCCGACACCCCCTTCTCACGAAATG AAGAGCGACAGGAGATCCTCAAAGGCGTCCAGAACATTTCAGTGAAGGTGGCGCGGCGGCGCTCCAAAGCCCGCGAGGTGGAAGCTCTGCGCTTGCCGCCCGCCCCCTCCCCGACGGAGCCCGCCAAGCAGAAGAGCAGCCCCTTCGGCGGCGAGGCGTCCCCAAGTGGTCTGCCGGTGCGGCGCGGCAGACGGTCCAGCCCTGAGCTCCGGCACGCCACCTCCGACGACAACCTGTCCAGCAGCACCGGCGAGGGGCCCGCCCTCCAGGCCACTTGGACGCGGCAACACAAGCTCACCGGCAAGAAGCAAACGCCGCAAGATGCCGACTTTGAAGCGCGCCGCAAGAAGAGGCGCTCGCGCTCTTTTGAGGTCACCGGACAAGCA GTGCCTCAGTCCAAAACGACCGTTGCTGCAAGGTTGCGCCCCTTGGACAGCACATCAGACGCTCACCTCCACATCAGTGGTCAGTGCCAGGTCCCCATGCTCCGCCCCTACTTCAGAGCAGTCCCGCCTCTTGCCAAAGTCAGGGTACCGATTGGCACCCAGCAAGCAG GCCCAAACTCGGACATCCCCGCAGCCCAGACGAATAACCTGAAGCGCACCCCGTTTCTGCGGCAGCCCCAGCCACCTCTCTACATCACCACCCCAACCACCACAACGGGGGGCCAGCAGCGACCACGCCGACACTGA
- the kif19 gene encoding kinesin-like protein KIF19 isoform X2, which produces MKETGESKEHQLTVALRIRPLSDGEHEEAATIVAHRLDEQMVILMDPMEDPDDVLRANRSREKTYVFDVAFDYSASQEEVYRATTKDLIEGLISGYNATVFAYGPTGCGKTYTMLGTDKEPGIYVRTLNDLFRAIEETSDDMMYTVSMSYLEIYNEMIRDLLNPSSGFLDLREDAKGEIQVAGITEVSTINAQEIMELLMKGNKQRTQEPTAANQTSSRSHAVLQVAVKQQSRCRDVLQEVRFARLFMIDLAGSERAAQTQNRGQRLKEGAHINRSLLALGNCINALSDKNGNKYINYRDSKLTRLLKDSLRGNSRTVMIAHISPASVAFEESRNTLTYADRAKSIRTRVKKNLINVSYHIAQYTNIISDLRCEIERLKKKIADQASRQLASDRTDIRHVQAEVQAHSCQHGRAEMDQLREQLLDAFRQQMDIRRNLMELETSNTEIQTDTSKQLLTIADWEHERSRQRRKWRAEKRKESTSKDDSEKDSDSPESPPDVTETEEVGVARENLVALMTEQKKLHKQKALLERRFLELRDQARQLEELLPRQVSSDEQREVLGLLCKVHELEIENAEMQSHALLKDNVIRQKNFVVRRFEMHRHLCDELIQQQRQFIDEHSLLVPLHLQELYEMYTRERDERKLDRAVALDKGGSLPKIGLPPQARDTAQDVDSDQDCVRPDERRGHVKLRRHTLPPILPEHEQDSDRVFKNIAHARHMKISAIMTPPPIRINGKGNRELQPLAPVSSLSYTHLSHSVSSQPDSSPESSEASADTPFSRNEERQEILKGVQNISVKVARRRSKAREVEALRLPPAPSPTEPAKQKSSPFGGEASPSGLPVRRGRRSSPELRHATSDDNLSSSTGEGPALQATWTRQHKLTGKKQTPQDADFEARRKKRRSRSFEVTGQAVPQSKTTVAARLRPLDSTSDAHLHISGQCQVPMLRPYFRAVPPLAKVRVPIGTQQAGPNSDIPAAQTNNLKRTPFLRQPQPPLYITTPTTTTGGQQRPRRH; this is translated from the exons ATGGTGATCCTGATGGACCCCATGGAGGATCCTGACGACGTCCTGCGAGCCAACCGCTCCAGGGAAAAAACTTACGTGTTTGACGTTGCCTTTGATTACTCAGCCAGTCAG GAGGAGGTGTACCGTGCCACCACCAAGGATCTGATCGAGGGTCTTATCTCAGGCTACAACGCCACCGTGTTCGCTTACGGACCCACAG GTTGCGGGAAAACGTACACCATGCTAGGTACCGACAAGGAGCCCGGCATCTACGTCCGCACTCTCAATGACCTGTTCCGGGCCATCGAGGAAACCAGTGACGACATGATGTACACCGTCTCCATGTCTTATCTGGAG ATCTACAACGAGATGATTCGGGATTTGCTGAATCCATCTTCGGGCTTTTTGGACCTCAGAGAGGATGCCAAAGGAGAGATTCAGGTGGCGGGCATCACTGAAGTGTCCACCATTAACGCTCAAGAG ATCATGGAGCTGCTGATGAAGGGCAACAAGCAGCGTACGCAGGAGCCCACGGCCGCCAACCAGACGTCGTCGCGCTCTCACGCCGTGTTGCAGGTGGCCGTCAAGCAGCAGAGTCGCTGCCGGGACGTCCTGCAGGAAGTGCGCTTCGCCCGCCTCTTCATGATCGACCTGGCCGGCTCTGAACGAGCAGCACAG ACCCAGAATCGAGGTCAGAGGTTGAAAGAGGGCGCCCACATCAACCGCTCCCTCCTGGCGTTGGGCAACTGCATCAACGCGCTGAGCGACAAGAACGGCAACAAGTACATCAACTATCGAGACAGCAAGCTGACCAGACTGCTTAAG GACTCTTTACGGGGGAACAGCCGGACCGTCATGATCGCCCACATCAGTCCCGCCTCCGTAGCCTTTGAGGAGTCCCGCAACACGCTGACATACGCCGATCGTGCCAAAAGTATTCGCACGCGG GTGAAGAAGAACCTAATCAACGTGTCCTACCATATCGCTCAGTACACCAACATCATCTCGGACCTCCGCTGCGAGATCGAGCGACTCAAGAAGAAGATCGCCGACCAGGCGAGCCGCCAGCTGGCCTCCGACAGGACCGACATCCGCCATGTCCAGG CCGAGGTCCAAGCGCACTCCTGCCAGCATGGTCGAGCTGAAATGGACCAGCTGAGGGAGCAGCTCCTGGACGCCTTCCGCCAGCAGATGGATATCCGCAGGAACCTGATGGAGCTGGAGACCAGCAACACGGAGATCCAGACGGACACCTCCAAACAGCTGCTCACCATCGCAGA CTGGGAGCACGAACGGAGCAGGCAACGGCGGAAGTGGCGCGCGGAAAAGCGAAAGGAGAGCACCAGCAAGGACGACAGCGAGAAGGACTCTGACTCGCCGGAGTCTCCGCCGGACGTCACCGAGACGGAGGAGGTGGGCGTGGCCAGAGAGAACCTGGTGGCCCTCATGACGGAGCAGAAGAAGCTCCACAAACAGAAG GCGCTGCTGGAGCGCCGCTTCCTGGAGCTCCGCGACCAGGCCCGGCAACTGGAGGAGCTGCTACCCCGGCAAGTGAGCTCAGACGAGCAACGCGAGGTCCTGGGCCTCCTGTGCAAGGTCCACGAGCTGGAGATCGAGAATGCCGAGATGCAGTCGCACGCTCTGCTGAAGGACAACGTGATCCGCCAGAAGAACTTTGTGGTCCGCCGCTTTGAGATGCACCGGCATCTTTGCGACGAGCTCATCCAGCAGCAGCGGCAGTTCATTGATG AGCACAGTCTGCTCGTTCCGCTCCACCTACAGGAGCTCTATGAGATGTACACCAGAGAACGGGACGAGAGGAAACTGGACCGGGCCGTGGCTCTGGATAAG GGGGGCTCCCTACCCAAGATTGGCCTGCCTCCTCAGGCTCGCGACACCGCGCAAGACGTGGACTCGGACCAGGACTGCGTACGCCCCGACGAAAGACGAGGACACGTCAAACTTCGCCGCCACACGTTGCCCCCCATTCTACCCGAACATGAACA GGACAGCGACAGAGTTTTCAAAAACATCGCTCATGCGCGACACATGAAAATATCGGCTATAATGACGCCTCCTCCCATACGCATCAACGGGAAGGGCAACAGAGAA CTGCAACCGCTGGCTCCGGTGAGCTCGCTGAGCTACACTCACCTCAGCCACAGCGTGAGCAGCCAACCGGATTCATCGCCCGAAAGCAGTGAGGCGAGTGCCGACACCCCCTTCTCACGAAATG AAGAGCGACAGGAGATCCTCAAAGGCGTCCAGAACATTTCAGTGAAGGTGGCGCGGCGGCGCTCCAAAGCCCGCGAGGTGGAAGCTCTGCGCTTGCCGCCCGCCCCCTCCCCGACGGAGCCCGCCAAGCAGAAGAGCAGCCCCTTCGGCGGCGAGGCGTCCCCAAGTGGTCTGCCGGTGCGGCGCGGCAGACGGTCCAGCCCTGAGCTCCGGCACGCCACCTCCGACGACAACCTGTCCAGCAGCACCGGCGAGGGGCCCGCCCTCCAGGCCACTTGGACGCGGCAACACAAGCTCACCGGCAAGAAGCAAACGCCGCAAGATGCCGACTTTGAAGCGCGCCGCAAGAAGAGGCGCTCGCGCTCTTTTGAGGTCACCGGACAAGCA GTGCCTCAGTCCAAAACGACCGTTGCTGCAAGGTTGCGCCCCTTGGACAGCACATCAGACGCTCACCTCCACATCAGTGGTCAGTGCCAGGTCCCCATGCTCCGCCCCTACTTCAGAGCAGTCCCGCCTCTTGCCAAAGTCAGGGTACCGATTGGCACCCAGCAAGCAG GCCCAAACTCGGACATCCCCGCAGCCCAGACGAATAACCTGAAGCGCACCCCGTTTCTGCGGCAGCCCCAGCCACCTCTCTACATCACCACCCCAACCACCACAACGGGGGGCCAGCAGCGACCACGCCGACACTGA
- the LOC144005004 gene encoding uncharacterized protein LOC144005004, whose translation MEQSTRVVGLDAQGNMLFTMVKPVMGIFQMSSDQTVTQGALGLQSLPENTLVLPSPQDQVQLETTQVEMHAIHPHLQPQMQSSDPVQTEEVIHSQIPPQNSTTEFSAQMPFAEVSSLLDPNMKGSKARKHLISYDEIKRRLQAPEKMSLRSLAAYTRVSRGPASKKTLLESLSVLGLTPSTTTSVSSSFSKLTEGDTKALCDDMKDFSHDYIDYGNMAKQLIPDTNTVQHWSKIIETKNHLEDMRKCFKDPANSGAFDSATHGLGLGMLDVALDMVVTAIEQQIRILSGAAAAEPPESAAPMRRVRRRQRRGHKTSLGIREHGKAISKSKGRSRGKKKVHQENSAEVEPCKTGDMQGNVLTLVSVGYEAVSTGLCGSGPA comes from the exons ATGGAGCAGTCTACGAGGGTGGTGGGCCTGGACGCGCAGGGCAACATGCTTTTCACCATGGTGAAGCCAGTCATGGGAATATTTCAGATGTCTTCGGACCAAACGGTGACCCAGGGTGCGTTGGGTCTGCAGAGCTTACCTGAAAACACGCTGGTCTTGCCTTCCCCACAAGACCAGGTCCAACTGGAGACCACCCAAGTGGAGATGCATGCCATCCACCCTCATCTTCAGCCTCAGATGCAGTCATCTGACCCAGTACAGACTGAGGAAGTCATCCACAGTCAGATACCACCTCAGAACTCCACGACAGAGTTCTCCGCACAGATGCCCTTCGCGGAGGTGTCATCACTCCTGGATCCCAACATGAAAGGATCCAAGGCTC GGAAACATCTCATCTCCTACGATGAGATCAAGCGGCGCCTGCAGGCTCCAGAGAAGATGTCCTTGCGCTCGTTGGCCGCCTACACGCGGGTGAGCCGAGGTCCAGCTAGCAAGAAGACGCTGCTGGAATCCCTGAGCGTCCTTGGCCTCACACCCAGCACGACGACCTCGGTTTCCTCGTCCTTCTCCAAACTCACGGAAG GTGACACCAAAGCATTGTGCGACGACATGAAGGACTTCTCGCACGACTACATCGACTACGGCAACATGGCCAAACAGCTCATCCCTGACACAAACACAGTTCAACACTGGTCCAAAATCATCGAGACCAA GAATCACCTCGAAGACATGCGGAAATGTTTCAAGGACCCGGCCAACAGCGGCGCTTTCGACAGCGCGACGCACGGCCTCGGTCTGGGAATGCTGGACGTGGCTCTGGACATGGTCGTCACGGCGATCGAGCAGCAGATTCGCATCCTGtccggcgccgccgccgccgagccTCCGGAGTCCGCCGCGCCGATGCGCCGCGTCCGCCGGAGACAACGCCGCGGTCACAAGACATCCCTTGGCATCAGGGAGCATGGGAAGGCCATCTCAAAAAGCAAAGGGCGAAGCAGAGGGAAGAAGAAAGTCCATCAGGAAAATAGCGCAGAAGTGGAGCCCTGCAAGACGGGCGACATGCAAGGCAACGTGCTCACTTTGGTGTCTGTGGGATATGAGGCCGTTTCCACTGGTCTTTGCGGCTCCGGACCGGCTTGA
- the LOC144005005 gene encoding rap1 GTPase-GDP dissociation stimulator 1, with translation MGHSNMQLTFTYQCANRDKHKTSLQPTTPNEHLNNALGAIRVLGLERIENELKPHLRTVLVNIQERNKGAAEQVVISGILPILALLLRGRGPLALLTAQLVAELAKESVIRKGFGDAGLVTALLSALTSADQDLLRHAVQAITRVSYDSCKHQQLLLRRGAVPRLVAVLLRFPGNETLEGVCLRALCNLSGMSIAEDANVAWERSAPTQPGECIFRGVSPHRCGFVTSVTVVRVCQWAPAQYAINVELVQRYSASFLNFQRSKRPALWFPFFIFGRCSKMTNRNSPRRASLKTLVFHTFL, from the exons atgggACATTCCAACATGCAGCTCACATTTACATACCAGTGTGCCAACCGGGACAAACACAAGACGAGTCTGCAACCCACCACGCCAAACG AGCACCTGAACAACGCGTTGGGTGCCATCCGGGTGCTGGGTCTGGAGCGGATCGAAAACGAGCTGAAGCCTCACTTGCGTACCGTGCTGGTGAACATTCAGGAGCGGA ACAAAGGTGCCGCCGAGCAAGTGGTCATCAGCGGGATTCTTCCGATTCTGGCGCTGTTGCTGAGGGGAAGAGGGCCTCTGGCGCTGCTAACCGCCCAACTGGTGGCTGAACTTGCCAAGGAAT CGGTGATCCGTAAAGGTTTCGGAGATGCCGGCCTGGTTACGGCTCTGCTGTCTGCGCTGACCAGCGCAGACCAGGACCTGCTGAGGCACGCAGTCCAGGCCATCACTCGCGTTTCTTACGACAGCT GTAAGCATCAGCAGCTGTTACTGCGCAGAGGGGCGGTACCACGTCTGGTCGCGGTCCTGTTGCGGTTCCCTGGCAACGAGACCTTAGAGGGGGTCTGCCTCCGGGCCCTGTGCAACCTCAGCGGCATGAGCATCGCAGAGGACGCCAACGTGGCGTGGGAGAGGAGCGCGCCCACCCAGCCAGGGGAGTGCATCTTTCGTGGCGTGTCTCCGCACAGGTGCGGCTTCGTGACCTCGGTGACCGTGGTGCGTGTGTGCCAATGGGCGCCGGCGCAGTACGCCATCAACGTGGAGCTCGTGCAACGTTATTCCGCCTCCTTCTTGAACTTTCAAAGGAGTAAGCGGCCCGCTCTGTGGTTCCCCTTCTTCATCTTTGGGAGGTGTTCCAAGATGACAAACAGGAACAGCCCAAGACGCGCCAGTCTGAAGACACTCGTCTTCCACACATTCCTCTGA